The following proteins come from a genomic window of Megalobrama amblycephala isolate DHTTF-2021 linkage group LG1, ASM1881202v1, whole genome shotgun sequence:
- the slc25a38a gene encoding mitochondrial glycine transporter A has translation MEFSLAHPAVKAFMCGSLSGTCSTLLFQPLDLVKTRLQTLQPGSGRVGMIAVFVSVLRTEKILGLWRGVSPSFVRCIPGVGIYFSTYFTLKQRFFADGAPGPLQSVLLGAGARCVAGVCMLPVTVIKTRFESGRYQYSSVGGALRSVCRVEGPKALFSGLTATLLRDAPFSGIYVMIYSQAKYLLPREISQSSYAPLANFSCGVLAGVLASVVTQPADVVKTHVQVSPDVFRRTSDVVRYIYKDHGLVGFFRGAVPRSLRRTMMAAMAWTVYEQLMAQMGLKS, from the exons GCTCATCCCGCAGTGAAGGCGTTCATGTGTGGCTCTCTGAGCGGTACGTGCTCCACGCTGCTCTTCCAGCCTCTGGACCTGGTGAAGACGCGCCTGCAAACCCTACAGCCCGG ATCGGGTCGGGTCGGCATGATCGCAGTCTTTGTTAGTGTCCTGCGGACGGAGAAGATTCTTGGACTGTGGAGAGGCGTCTCACCT TCGTTTGTGCGCTGTATTCCAGGAGTCGGGATCTACTTCAGCACGTATTTCACGCTAAAGCAGCGTTTTTTCGCCGACGGGGCCCCGGGGCCCCTACAGTCAGTGCTGCTGGGAGCTGGAGCCAGATGCGTCGCGGGCGTCTGCATGCTGCCTGTCACTGTCATCAAAACACGCTTcgag agcgGCCGCTATCAGTACAGCAGTGTGGGAGGAGCGCTGCGGTCCGTGTGCCGGGTGGAGGGACCGAAGGCTCTGTTCTCAGGTCTGACAGCCACTCTGCTCAGAGACGCGCCGTTCTCCGGGATATATGTCATGATCTACAGCCAGGCCAAATACTTGCTGCCACGAG AGATCAGTCAGTCATCTTACGCTCCACTGGCTAACTTCAGCTGCGGTGTTCTGGCCGGCGTCCTGGCCTCCGTCGTGACCCAGCCGGCAGATGTGGTGAAAACTCACGTTCAAGTGAGTCCAGATGTCTTCAGGAGGACGTCAGATGTGGTGCGATACATTTACAAG GATCACGGGTTGGTGGGTTTTTTCCGTGGCGCAGTTCCTCGCTCTCTGAGGAGAACCATGATGGCGGCGATGGCGTGGACGGTGTACGAGCAGCTGATGGCTCAGATGGGCCTCAAATCCTGA